A window of Clostridium cylindrosporum DSM 605 genomic DNA:
CAACATAGATGTTGGTGCAGCAACAGCTTGTATAATCAAAGAGTGATATGCTATGTAGCTATTAAATAATAGCTTACTATATATTTGTGCTTAAATTTGGAAGGAGGTGCACATATGCCAACTATTAATCAGCTAGTTAGAAAAGGTAGAGCAAGTCTACAAAAGAAATCAGACTCACCAGCTCTTAAAGAATGTCCACAAAAAAGAGGAGTTTGTACAGTAGTTAAAACTTCAACTCCTAAGAAGCCAAACTCAGCCCTTAGAAAGGTAGCAAGAGTTAGACTTACAAACGGAATCGAAGTTTCAGCTTACATTCCAGGAGAAGGACACAACCTTCAAGAACATAGCGTTGTTCTTATAAGAGGTG
This region includes:
- the rpsL gene encoding 30S ribosomal protein S12, yielding MPTINQLVRKGRASLQKKSDSPALKECPQKRGVCTVVKTSTPKKPNSALRKVARVRLTNGIEVSAYIPGEGHNLQEHSVVLIRGGRVKDLPGVRYHIVRGALDCAGVADRKQQRSKYGAKRPKQK